In Janthinobacterium sp. J1-1, a single genomic region encodes these proteins:
- a CDS encoding type II toxin-antitoxin system HicB family antitoxin, translating into MDIPVVIFKDEGSVYGVNVPDIKGVYSWGDSVEEALKNVRVAIVSHIETLLELGEPVEITQSKIEDLQANPDHAGGIWALVELDLDKLDSKPERINISLPRFVLSKVDRYAAARHETRSGLMARAVLQLIDEESKGLAAR; encoded by the coding sequence ATGGATATCCCGGTCGTCATTTTCAAAGATGAAGGTAGTGTGTACGGTGTGAACGTACCTGACATCAAAGGCGTTTACTCATGGGGGGACAGCGTCGAGGAAGCGTTGAAAAACGTCCGGGTGGCCATCGTCAGCCATATAGAAACGCTGCTGGAGCTGGGCGAACCTGTGGAAATCACACAAAGCAAAATTGAGGATCTGCAGGCAAATCCTGATCATGCGGGAGGGATCTGGGCCTTGGTCGAACTTGATCTCGACAAACTCGATAGCAAGCCGGAGCGGATCAACATCAGCCTGCCACGGTTTGTGCTGAGCAAGGTAGACCGGTATGCGGCGGCGCGCCATGAGACGCGCAGTGGGTTGATGGCGCGGGCGGTGTTGCAATTGATTGACGAAGAGTCAAAAGGTCTTGCTGCTCGGTGA
- a CDS encoding DUF4198 domain-containing protein: MMRPFLLRALVATSSLLMLTAHAHTPYLLPSSFDVQPKEAIGVDAGFTEKFFVPAVAFGETAFSIVTPEGARIPFGDIHQFKQRTVAEQTLPDEKGTYRLSTGPRLGAVFRTWEHKGKTESARDPKQVMPAGAKLLSHYQSLSIAEAYVTAGKPSTKALAPVGKGLEIVAITHPSDLFVNEKFDFVVQYDGKPLANQKVSVYRSAMDLASQSTVQHLSTDANGKVALPLTKSGLYLALVRFQAPAPAGAAAPMYGNNYTLTFRVLDQ, from the coding sequence ATGATGCGACCATTTTTGCTGCGCGCGCTCGTTGCCACATCGTCTCTGCTCATGCTGACGGCACACGCCCATACACCCTATTTGTTGCCGAGCAGCTTCGATGTGCAGCCGAAGGAGGCGATCGGGGTCGATGCGGGTTTCACCGAGAAATTCTTTGTCCCCGCCGTGGCGTTTGGCGAGACGGCATTTTCGATCGTCACGCCGGAAGGCGCGCGCATTCCCTTCGGTGATATCCATCAGTTCAAGCAGCGTACGGTGGCCGAACAAACACTGCCTGATGAGAAAGGGACGTATCGCCTCAGCACCGGCCCCCGGCTGGGCGCCGTGTTTCGCACCTGGGAACACAAGGGCAAGACCGAGTCCGCACGCGATCCGAAGCAAGTCATGCCGGCAGGCGCCAAGTTGCTGAGCCACTATCAGTCGCTGTCGATTGCCGAGGCCTATGTCACGGCCGGCAAGCCATCGACGAAGGCGCTGGCGCCGGTCGGCAAGGGACTGGAAATCGTCGCCATCACGCATCCGAGCGATCTGTTCGTCAACGAGAAATTCGATTTCGTCGTGCAATACGACGGCAAGCCCTTGGCGAACCAGAAGGTCAGTGTGTATCGGTCGGCGATGGATCTGGCCAGCCAGAGCACGGTGCAACATCTGTCCACCGATGCCAACGGGAAAGTGGCCCTGCCATTGACGAAATCCGGACTGTATCTGGCCCTGGTGCGTTTTCAGGCACCGGCGCCGGCCGGTGCGGCCGCGCCGATGTACGGCAACAATTACACCCTGACGTTCCGCGTCCTGGATCAATGA
- a CDS encoding TonB-dependent hemoglobin/transferrin/lactoferrin family receptor — protein MQTLPPVEVSEQALAEPGTATTVSGDALDRANNMKDVVRNQPLVSAPGTAAGTTRNRSSFDRSGTTGYNIRGIEGNRVGMDVDGIEMPDATTRPYVSRAGVNSFGVGRDFIDPEMFTSVNILSGTTSATRSAGGIGGAVSFKTKSADDYLRGDKVSYFGGKVGYDSADSSWNESVTAAGKSGKLDGLVSYSRRDGHATRNNSVIVDSMANDWNSDALLLKGGLRIDAANRLELSLDLYRRKNDTAFFGWDTTSTFITENSQQHSDTSRNTLQLMHQWTPDNAWADQADTRLYFQSTETKDTTDTKTVATNASVRNVSENKTRTWGLSSVLNKRLGRHYLSYGLNASTQDVERPWNVAGYMKPQPDTTTNRAGLFLQDQIGFDLGGHRLAVIPALRADYVKIKTRDLENFVSGVLTPADVEKMYGTPSTVIWSPSLGLSYDLTPTMAAYAQYKRSGRAPSAGEIFGSWNLASNYVANNQYALIGNQNLKEETSDAFEIGLKGKPTPGVTLNTSLFYTQYNDFIAYTRYGRAMFPAMFTKVPAHIGTIYQAENRDDAKIYGFELSARLDHGQWSPQAKGIYTTWAMGLSRGTAKSNYAGDKDVPLESVLPRKAIIGAGYDAPMKAWGLNLTGTFVGGKQAVATNRDAYNNSGPVLVDATTALFRVPGHAVFDLIGYWQINKNVRLDAGIYNLGDKRYWEYSSARSLQPSVARDRRDIELLTESGRTAAVSLNLAF, from the coding sequence ATGCAGACGTTGCCGCCGGTCGAGGTGAGCGAGCAGGCCCTGGCTGAGCCGGGCACCGCGACGACGGTCAGTGGCGACGCGCTCGATCGCGCCAACAATATGAAGGATGTGGTGCGCAACCAGCCGCTGGTGTCCGCGCCGGGCACAGCGGCGGGGACGACCCGGAACCGCAGCAGCTTTGACCGGTCCGGCACGACCGGCTATAACATACGCGGCATCGAAGGCAATCGGGTCGGCATGGATGTCGACGGCATTGAAATGCCCGATGCCACGACCCGTCCTTACGTGAGCCGGGCCGGCGTCAATTCGTTTGGTGTCGGTCGCGACTTTATCGATCCGGAGATGTTTACCTCGGTGAATATTCTCTCCGGCACCACTTCGGCCACGCGCTCGGCGGGTGGCATCGGCGGGGCCGTGAGCTTCAAGACCAAGTCGGCGGACGACTATCTGCGCGGCGACAAGGTATCGTATTTTGGCGGCAAAGTGGGCTACGACTCGGCCGACAGCTCCTGGAACGAGAGCGTGACCGCCGCCGGCAAAAGCGGCAAGCTGGACGGACTGGTCAGTTATTCGCGGCGCGATGGCCATGCCACGCGCAACAACAGCGTTATCGTCGACAGCATGGCCAACGACTGGAACTCCGATGCCTTGCTGCTCAAGGGCGGGCTGCGCATCGACGCGGCCAACCGGCTCGAACTGTCGCTTGATTTGTACCGGCGCAAGAACGACACGGCTTTCTTTGGCTGGGACACGACCAGCACCTTCATCACCGAAAATTCGCAGCAGCATAGCGATACCAGCCGCAACACGCTGCAGCTGATGCACCAGTGGACGCCGGACAATGCCTGGGCCGACCAGGCCGATACGCGTCTGTATTTCCAGAGCACCGAGACGAAAGACACGACCGATACGAAGACGGTGGCCACCAACGCCAGTGTGCGCAATGTTTCCGAGAACAAGACGCGCACGTGGGGGCTGTCTAGCGTGCTCAACAAGCGACTGGGCCGGCACTATCTCAGCTATGGCTTGAACGCGTCGACGCAGGATGTGGAGCGGCCATGGAACGTGGCCGGCTACATGAAGCCGCAACCGGACACGACCACCAATCGGGCGGGACTGTTTTTGCAGGATCAGATCGGCTTCGACCTTGGCGGCCATCGCCTGGCCGTGATCCCGGCACTGCGCGCCGACTACGTCAAGATCAAGACGCGTGACCTGGAGAACTTTGTTTCGGGCGTGTTGACGCCAGCCGACGTGGAAAAAATGTACGGCACCCCGAGCACCGTCATCTGGAGTCCCAGCCTGGGCCTGAGCTACGACCTGACGCCGACCATGGCGGCATATGCGCAGTACAAGCGCAGCGGACGCGCGCCATCGGCCGGCGAGATTTTCGGCTCATGGAACCTGGCCAGCAACTATGTCGCCAACAATCAATACGCGCTGATCGGCAATCAAAACTTGAAAGAGGAAACCAGCGATGCTTTTGAGATCGGCCTGAAGGGCAAGCCAACGCCGGGCGTGACCTTGAACACGTCGCTGTTCTACACGCAATATAACGATTTCATCGCCTACACCCGCTATGGCCGCGCGATGTTCCCGGCCATGTTCACCAAGGTGCCGGCGCATATCGGCACCATTTACCAGGCCGAGAACCGCGACGATGCCAAGATTTACGGCTTCGAACTGAGCGCACGGCTGGATCACGGGCAATGGAGTCCGCAGGCCAAAGGCATTTACACGACCTGGGCCATGGGCCTGAGCCGCGGCACCGCCAAATCCAACTATGCGGGCGACAAGGACGTGCCGCTCGAGTCCGTGCTGCCGCGCAAGGCCATTATCGGTGCCGGCTACGATGCGCCGATGAAAGCGTGGGGACTGAACCTGACCGGCACTTTTGTGGGCGGCAAGCAGGCCGTGGCGACCAACCGCGATGCCTACAATAACTCGGGGCCGGTGCTGGTCGATGCCACCACGGCACTGTTCCGTGTGCCAGGCCATGCCGTGTTCGACCTGATCGGCTACTGGCAGATCAACAAGAACGTGCGCCTCGATGCCGGCATCTACAACCTGGGCGACAAGCGTTACTGGGAGTATTCCAGCGCACGCAGCCTGCAACCGTCGGTCGCCCGTGACCGGCGCGACATCGAACTGCTGACCGAATCGGGTCGTACCGCAGCGGTGTCGTTGAACCTGGCGTTCTAA
- a CDS encoding P-loop ATPase, Sll1717 family, whose product MQPILNINIIDKELFGNDAGEDEKIEILNSYYVEREDLKDFFDKNVKLNVVSARKGMGKSSLLARLNYKLKNENEYNDPIIVKVTGNTLLGLGDFKDKDQAYLENYWKQIICKKIIIEIGTSIGVALSSDAMSMVEIAELEGMKSRNLVGGLISRIKGKIPFLDIEIRNTFPENLENLLNNYQQKNSNSTIWLLVDDIDAKYLDTIEYQTRVGSFFSAIRGLAVDAVNLNIRATVRTDVWANLNHLEDLDKWEQYIVEIIWTKKMLRDMLANRILSYIQRNHPNSIESRYQVGRDYNKIFAAAFSVPIHWGDTADATIFDAIYSFSNKRPRWMGQLCRMAAEQTKKHSLNNKRITLDYIKEILGPYGKLRKNDLIKEHLHQFSELDQFIDAFRANQKQYKYTELSNMFIVNFINNRPPENISIIDGKRYATEECLGAFAYKIGLISHVDAGGRVYTHYSDNPDLFRSLKNRRDEITWSVHIAFREFLNIRH is encoded by the coding sequence ATGCAACCAATTTTAAATATTAATATTATCGACAAAGAACTATTTGGAAATGATGCAGGAGAAGATGAAAAAATAGAAATATTAAACTCATACTATGTTGAGCGTGAAGACTTAAAAGATTTTTTTGACAAAAATGTAAAGCTTAACGTTGTCAGCGCACGAAAAGGAATGGGTAAGTCATCTTTACTAGCAAGACTTAACTACAAACTTAAAAATGAAAATGAATACAATGATCCGATTATCGTTAAGGTAACAGGTAACACTTTATTAGGTCTAGGAGACTTCAAAGATAAAGATCAAGCTTATTTAGAAAATTACTGGAAACAAATAATATGCAAAAAAATAATAATAGAAATCGGAACCTCTATAGGTGTTGCGCTTTCTAGTGACGCCATGTCAATGGTTGAGATTGCAGAATTGGAAGGAATGAAGAGTCGAAACCTAGTAGGCGGCTTAATTTCTAGAATAAAAGGTAAAATACCATTTTTAGACATAGAAATCAGAAACACTTTCCCAGAAAATTTAGAAAACTTATTAAACAATTATCAACAAAAAAATTCAAACTCAACAATTTGGTTATTAGTTGATGATATCGATGCAAAATATTTGGATACAATTGAATATCAAACTCGTGTTGGATCTTTCTTCAGCGCTATTCGTGGTCTTGCCGTTGATGCTGTGAATCTTAATATTAGAGCGACTGTACGAACAGATGTTTGGGCAAATCTTAATCATTTGGAAGACCTAGATAAATGGGAACAATATATTGTTGAAATTATCTGGACAAAAAAAATGTTAAGGGACATGCTTGCTAATAGAATACTATCTTATATTCAAAGAAATCATCCTAATAGCATAGAATCTAGATATCAAGTAGGAAGAGATTACAACAAAATATTTGCAGCTGCATTTTCCGTTCCTATACATTGGGGAGATACTGCAGATGCTACAATTTTCGATGCAATTTATTCTTTTTCGAACAAGCGACCAAGATGGATGGGCCAACTTTGTCGAATGGCCGCCGAGCAAACAAAAAAACATAGCCTAAATAATAAACGTATAACACTTGACTACATAAAAGAAATTCTTGGCCCCTATGGAAAACTTAGAAAAAATGATCTAATAAAAGAACACTTGCATCAATTTTCCGAACTAGATCAATTTATTGATGCATTTCGAGCAAACCAAAAACAGTATAAATATACCGAATTATCAAATATGTTTATAGTTAATTTCATTAACAATCGCCCACCTGAGAATATTTCCATTATCGATGGAAAAAGATACGCCACCGAAGAATGTCTTGGTGCGTTTGCTTACAAGATTGGATTGATCTCACATGTTGACGCTGGTGGAAGAGTTTACACACATTACTCAGACAATCCTGATCTTTTCAGATCATTAAAAAATCGAAGAGATGAGATTACGTGGTCTGTTCACATAGCATTTCGAGAATTTTTAAATATACGCCATTAA
- a CDS encoding AAA family ATPase, with translation MIDIAGKSKKEIGLEDNKMIRIASVKGIFVSKFRSFENRTVELGSRITVLSGRNGTMKTSLMGLIAHPFGGQSKDAFGRELKMPLKEVFKLSATYDLEPYAYSLVIETLDSEELLREEVKIYYTAEKTNRHRVVVSGAEKGDGNFNYNTSLLNLKRLLPLVDTNAKPDEDKAVVLSDKEKFQQKDFYEHVFPSTEYNAFTPIHHKGQKTTFAPAGEDARYDYESISSGEDNLGAIFNRLLGFQRAFVKGQKEGNGILCIDEFESGLHPVAQISLLKYLYNWSADYKVQVVITTHSLHLIQHIYLTQTKHLDDKRIIFNFVSCANAGKKKNFPILQNPEFNIAYKELTLENPEDVAQAQKIDVFCEDAIAVHYIKKLIKRTDILRQVSFHTNLNLDKSNNGTTYTSLANLCKNFSLLLQKSMVIFDADVAKTVTDPIKEKNIYLVLPDEDGLAIERRIIVLIISLEDDDKFFEYFKKEKMKFLQEFKNAGLSLSCADIKDEKKVKIDSCKKWAYQDIAEFKRYITYYCTKFADRDVFLKKFLERTNSINMAKGLPKIL, from the coding sequence ATGATAGATATTGCTGGAAAATCTAAAAAAGAAATTGGTCTAGAAGACAACAAGATGATCCGCATAGCCTCAGTGAAAGGAATATTTGTCTCGAAATTCCGATCCTTTGAAAATCGAACTGTCGAGCTAGGAAGCCGCATCACCGTACTGAGCGGCAGAAACGGCACCATGAAGACGTCGCTCATGGGATTAATTGCACATCCTTTTGGAGGCCAGTCGAAAGATGCATTTGGTCGTGAATTAAAGATGCCACTAAAAGAGGTTTTTAAGCTTTCAGCCACCTATGACCTTGAGCCATACGCCTATAGCTTAGTGATAGAAACCTTGGATTCGGAAGAATTGCTACGTGAAGAAGTTAAAATTTACTACACTGCTGAAAAGACAAACCGACACCGCGTAGTGGTATCTGGCGCAGAAAAGGGAGATGGTAATTTCAATTACAACACTTCACTTTTAAACTTAAAAAGACTATTACCATTAGTTGATACGAATGCAAAACCAGACGAAGACAAAGCGGTTGTTCTAAGCGACAAGGAAAAATTTCAACAAAAAGACTTTTATGAGCATGTCTTCCCTAGCACTGAATACAATGCGTTTACACCGATTCATCACAAGGGGCAAAAAACGACCTTTGCTCCGGCAGGTGAAGATGCTAGATATGATTACGAGTCAATTTCTTCCGGAGAGGATAATTTAGGTGCTATTTTCAATCGACTTCTCGGTTTTCAACGGGCTTTTGTCAAAGGGCAGAAAGAAGGAAACGGCATCCTATGTATAGATGAATTTGAAAGTGGACTGCATCCGGTTGCACAAATAAGTCTGCTGAAATATCTCTATAATTGGTCAGCTGATTACAAGGTTCAAGTTGTAATAACAACGCATTCGCTGCATCTCATTCAACATATATATTTAACTCAGACCAAACATTTGGATGACAAAAGGATAATTTTCAACTTTGTCAGTTGTGCAAATGCAGGAAAAAAGAAAAATTTCCCGATCCTTCAAAACCCGGAATTTAATATTGCATACAAAGAGTTGACTTTAGAAAACCCGGAAGATGTAGCTCAAGCACAAAAAATCGACGTTTTTTGCGAGGATGCAATTGCAGTTCACTATATTAAAAAACTCATTAAACGAACAGATATTTTGAGACAAGTCAGTTTCCATACAAATCTTAACCTAGACAAAAGTAATAACGGAACAACATATACTAGTCTTGCGAATCTGTGTAAAAATTTCAGTCTATTGCTGCAGAAATCCATGGTTATCTTCGATGCAGATGTTGCAAAAACAGTAACCGATCCAATTAAAGAAAAAAATATCTACCTTGTACTTCCTGATGAAGATGGTCTTGCCATCGAGCGACGAATCATTGTTTTGATCATATCCTTGGAGGACGATGATAAATTTTTTGAGTACTTCAAAAAAGAGAAAATGAAATTCTTGCAAGAATTTAAGAATGCGGGGCTATCATTGAGTTGTGCAGACATTAAAGATGAGAAGAAGGTAAAAATTGATAGCTGCAAGAAATGGGCTTATCAAGATATTGCCGAGTTCAAAAGATATATCACATACTATTGTACTAAATTCGCTGATCGTGACGTTTTCCTAAAAAAATTTCTGGAGCGCACTAATTCAATAAATATGGCAAAAGGCTTACCAAAAATTCTTTAA
- a CDS encoding DNA adenine methylase, with translation MSSYHSPLRYPGGKTKLTEYVKALFRHNRLMGGHYVEPYAGGASVALELVIQEFVETAHINDLDRSVWAFWYSVLNDADRLCGMIENVEVNMETWETQREVQSRKDIANVLELGFSTFFLNRTNRSGILRAGVIGGKQQNGNFKIDARFNKDELISRVQLIGEHSDRIELYQRDAVELLEIVVPTLPDRTLVYLDPPYYVKGGDLYEHHYQHEDHAAVAAAALAVRQHVMVSYDDVPEIRDLYSRLQYVSYSLSYTAQNRYRGTEAIFLGHSLECPGLRASMQAA, from the coding sequence TTGTCAAGTTATCATTCACCACTGCGATACCCAGGCGGAAAAACGAAGCTAACGGAGTACGTCAAGGCGCTCTTCCGCCACAACCGGCTCATGGGGGGGCACTATGTCGAGCCGTACGCGGGCGGTGCATCGGTGGCATTGGAGCTGGTGATTCAAGAGTTCGTGGAGACGGCTCATATCAATGATCTGGATCGTTCAGTATGGGCATTTTGGTATTCCGTTTTGAACGATGCAGATCGCCTGTGCGGGATGATTGAGAACGTAGAAGTGAACATGGAAACATGGGAAACGCAACGCGAAGTGCAATCTAGGAAAGACATCGCGAATGTTCTCGAACTCGGATTTTCTACTTTTTTCTTGAATCGCACTAACCGTTCTGGAATCCTCCGCGCAGGCGTAATTGGGGGAAAGCAACAAAATGGAAACTTTAAGATTGACGCTCGATTCAACAAGGACGAGTTAATCAGCCGAGTGCAACTTATTGGCGAGCATAGTGATCGGATCGAATTGTATCAGCGAGACGCAGTCGAACTTTTAGAGATCGTTGTGCCTACGCTGCCTGATCGTACACTGGTCTATCTTGATCCACCTTATTACGTAAAGGGTGGCGACTTATACGAACATCATTACCAACACGAAGACCATGCAGCCGTTGCCGCTGCCGCACTTGCAGTTCGCCAACACGTAATGGTTTCCTATGATGACGTTCCAGAAATCCGTGACCTCTACAGCCGTCTGCAGTATGTGAGCTACAGTTTGAGTTACACCGCGCAAAATCGATATCGAGGAACGGAAGCGATCTTTTTAGGACATTCACTAGAGTGTCCAGGACTGCGAGCGTCGATGCAGGCTGCATGA
- a CDS encoding IS3 family transposase (programmed frameshift): protein MSEGKKRRVHTAEFKAKVGLEAVRGVKTVTEIAQEFGVHPVLVGQWKKEILENAGALFDTKRGPKPIDESSPEDKLYGEIGRLKMEVDWLKKKPGAVSQEARLGWIEAGHEKLPLTRQCELASVPRATVYRRIDAASRQACEDESDLKLSALIDEEYTSRPFYGSRRMVVFLRATGHVVNRKRVQRLMRGMGLAGMAPGPNTSRAHPQHKVYPYLLRGVPVTRPNHVWSTDITYIRLARGFAYLVAIIDWYSRKLLSWRLSNSMDASFCVDCLEDALRQHGKPELFNSDQGSQFTSTAFTDVLKREGVAISMDGRGRALDNIFVERLWRNVKYEDVYLKGYANMAELTVGLAQYFAFYNAERPHQSLSYQTPDQVYRDGVGGGALIVDRFGDDKKKSQEESNTGQRRAAGAVETGTA, encoded by the exons ATGAGTGAAGGTAAAAAACGTCGGGTACACACGGCCGAGTTTAAGGCCAAGGTCGGTCTGGAGGCCGTTCGCGGCGTCAAGACGGTGACGGAGATCGCGCAAGAGTTCGGCGTGCATCCGGTGCTGGTGGGCCAGTGGAAAAAGGAAATCCTGGAGAACGCCGGCGCGCTGTTCGACACCAAGCGCGGCCCCAAGCCGATCGATGAAAGCAGTCCCGAGGACAAACTATACGGCGAGATCGGTCGGCTGAAGATGGAAGTGGACTGGCTTAAAAAAAAGC CTGGGGCCGTGAGCCAGGAGGCGCGCTTGGGCTGGATCGAAGCCGGGCACGAGAAGCTGCCGCTGACGCGCCAATGCGAGCTGGCAAGCGTGCCGCGCGCGACGGTGTACCGCCGGATCGACGCGGCATCCCGGCAGGCATGCGAGGACGAGAGCGACCTGAAGCTGAGCGCGCTGATTGACGAGGAATACACCAGTCGGCCTTTTTATGGCAGCAGGCGCATGGTCGTGTTCCTGCGCGCGACGGGCCATGTAGTCAACCGCAAGCGCGTGCAGCGTCTGATGCGCGGCATGGGGCTGGCGGGCATGGCGCCGGGGCCGAATACGAGCCGAGCGCATCCGCAGCACAAGGTCTATCCGTACCTGTTGCGCGGTGTGCCCGTGACGCGTCCTAATCACGTATGGTCGACCGATATCACCTACATCCGGTTGGCGCGGGGCTTCGCGTATTTGGTGGCGATCATCGACTGGTACAGCCGCAAGTTGCTGTCCTGGCGCCTCAGCAACAGCATGGACGCGTCGTTCTGCGTGGACTGCCTGGAGGACGCCTTGCGCCAGCATGGCAAGCCGGAGTTGTTCAACAGCGATCAGGGTTCGCAGTTCACCAGCACGGCCTTCACCGACGTGCTCAAGCGCGAAGGCGTCGCCATCAGCATGGACGGGCGCGGTCGGGCGCTGGACAACATCTTCGTCGAGCGGCTGTGGCGCAACGTGAAGTACGAGGATGTGTATCTGAAAGGATACGCCAATATGGCGGAATTGACGGTGGGCCTGGCGCAGTATTTCGCGTTCTATAACGCTGAGCGGCCGCACCAATCGCTGAGCTACCAGACGCCCGACCAAGTCTACCGCGACGGGGTTGGCGGCGGTGCGCTGATCGTCGACCGGTTTGGTGACGACAAGAAGAAGTCACAGGAAGAGAGCAATACGGGTCAGCGCCGAGCAGCTGGAGCAGTGGAAACGGGCACAGCTTAA